From Acipenser ruthenus chromosome 2, fAciRut3.2 maternal haplotype, whole genome shotgun sequence, a single genomic window includes:
- the LOC131698846 gene encoding tight junction protein ZO-2-like isoform X1, whose protein sequence is MEETIWEQYSVTLQRDSKMGFGIAVSGGRDNPNMENGETSIIVSDVLQGGPADGLLYENDRVVLVNAIPMENVPHSFAVQQLRKCGKVAKITVKRPRKVPVQPLKHGPSPGLEDRMFDPDEEEYDRRSVHSGRSGRTDPGWQGGREHSLERELGGYREPEYRGRDYDLERDRGGYRDPEPRGRDYDRGRDIDRDRGNARAHSRGRSIDRLSPEREHKREHSRGRSIDRDLSPARSYSRDPSYEKEYNRKPQPINRQEKELIRSKSRDRLQDRSPSPPVSRDNRYGDQLEKPVSVLLVKNKPNEEYGLRLGSQIFIKEMTSTGLAAKDGHLQEGDIILKINGTVTENLSLTDASKLIEKSRGKLQLVVQRDNRQTLIKIPPMDDSDSEPDDISEIESYHSYSPQEERRSHHSDLSSHSSNERLKEKPRDDPPSRLARMGAMPTPFRSTGDLTAAVDDLSREEKPREEKPRAQEPPAVVNVAPKIYLRPSLEDEEIYGSNTVMVQFRKGDSVGLRLAGGNDVGIFIAGVQEGSPAEEEGLKTGDQILKVNNVDFRCMIREEAVLFLLEIPKGEDVTILAQNKSDVYKDIVSSGRGDSFFIRTHFEFEKESTQSLSFTRGEIFKVLDSLYDGKLGNWLAVRTGRDNKLLDKGIIPNKSRADQMASVQNAQKGAGNGRGDFWRSRGQRAGMKKNLKKSREDLTAIPVTTKFPAYERVVLREAGFRRPVVLFGPIADAANEKLGADLPDEFVVATTEPKDAGSEKSSGVVRLNTIRQIIEQERHALLDVTPKAVDLLNYTQWYPIVILFNPDSKQGVKTLRQRVCPASSKSSRKLYEQAVKLKKTCSHLFTAIIDLNSANDGWYGSVKDTIREQQAQAVWVSEGKLEGIEEDLDLHDDRMSYLSAMGADYLSCDSRLTSDYEDTADEGGAYTDNELDELPDEPPVSAIGRSSEPVVTDENLKRHSPEPRSNMRRAASREMLREPSPPPSFRPEPPKAKVREDVPRQQYDSHSSSQSPASSDHPRSQDSQGGKTQPPPVALKPSFTRAAKPPPPSSQPPEEDAPEDSVHDPTVKSVLGKVKAFEKMDHKARAQRIQELQEAQNARLEIAQKHPDLYAVPIKLQNPDQNRPQPIGSSSRPEPQKPPKPHAADGTYYHSDEEEEEYRRQLAHQTKQGYYVNPQKYRDTEL, encoded by the exons CGAAAATGATAGGGTTGTGTTGGTCAACGCAATTCCTATGGAAAATGTGCCTCATTCATTTGCTGTCCAGCAGTTAAGAAAATGTGGGAAAGTAGCTAAGATT ACGGTGAAGAGGCCCAGGAAGGTTCCTGTGCAGCCCCTGAAGCACGGCCCCTCTCCGGGTTTGGAGGACCGGATGTTTGACCCTGATGAGGAGGAGTATGACCGCAGGAGTGTACACAGTGGACGGAGCGGGCGCACTGACCCTGGCTGGCAGGGAGGCAGAGAACACAGCCTGGAGCGTGAACTTGGTGGATACAGAGAGCCGGAGTACCGTGGGCGTGACTACGACCTGGAGCGTGATCGTGGTGGATACAGGGACCCAGAGCCTCGGGGGCGCGATTATGACAGGGGCCGTGACATTGACAGAGACCGTGGCAATGCCAGGGCGCACAGCCGGGGCAGGAGCATCGACAGGCTGAGCCCCGAGCGGGAGCACAAGAGAGAGCACAGCAGAGGCAGAAGCATTGACCGCGACCTGAGCCCGGCACGCAGCTACAGCAGGGACCCCAGCTATGAGAAGGAGTACAATCGCAAGCCTCAGCCCATCAACAGACAGGAGAAAGAGCTGATAAGAAGCAAGAGCCGGGACAGGCTGCAGGACCGGAGTCCCTCCCCACCCGTCTCTCGAGACAACCGATATGGCGACCAACTTGAAAAACCTGTCAGCGTGCTTTTGGTGAAGAACAAGCCAAACGAAG AATATGGTCTCAGACTGGGCAGTCAGATATTCATCAAAGAGATGACCAGTACAGGTCTAGCAGCAAAAGACGGACATCTTCAAGAAGGAGATATCATTCTCAAG ATTAACGGGACAGTAACAGAGAACTTGTCCctgacagatgcaagtaaactGATTGAGAAATCCAGAGGGAAACTGCAGCTGGTGGTGCAGAGAGACAACAGGCAGACTCTTATCAAGATTCCACCAATGGACGACAGTGACTCTGAACCAGACG ATATCTCTGAAATTGAGTCATACCACTCTTATTCTCCTCAAGAAGAAAGAAGATCACACCATTCTGACCTCTCTTCACATTCCTCCAATGAAAGACTCAAAGAAAAGCCCAG GGATGATCCACCCAGCAGACTGGCTAGAATGGGAGCAATGCCCACGCCTTTCAGGTCGACTGGTGATCTTACAGCTGCTGTGGATGATTTAAGCAGAGAGGAGAAACCTAGAGAAGAGAAGCCTAGAGCACAGGAACCCCCAG CTGTGGTAAATGTTGCTCCGAAAATATATCTCCGTCCTAGCCTTGAAGATGAAGAGATATATGG TTCTAACACAGTGATGGTGCAGTTCAGAAAAGGTGACAGTGTGGGTTTGCGCCTGGCCGGTGGGAACGATGTGGGAATCTTCATCGCTGGAGTTCAAGAAGGCAGTCCTGCTGAAGAGGAGGGGCTAAAGACAGGAGATCAGATTCTAAAG GTAAATAATGTTGACTTCAGATGTATGATTCGAGAAGAAGCTGTGCTCTTTCTACTAGAGATACCTAAAGGTGAAGATGTGACCATATTGGCTCAAAACAAATCAGATG tttacaaGGACATAGTTTCCTCTGGCCGGGGTGATTCGTTCTTTATTAGGACCCACTTTGAGTTTGAAAAGGAGTCCACACAGAGCCTGTCGTTCACACGAGGAGAGATCTTTAAAGTGCTCGACTCCCTGTACGATGGAAAATTGGGAAACTGGCTGGCAGTGAGAACTGGACGTGACAACAAACTGCTGGACAAAGGCATTATTCCAAACAAAAGCAG AGCTGATCAGATGGCCAGTGTTCAAAATGCCCAGAAAGGTGCTGGCAATGGCAGAGGGGACTTCTGGAGGTCGCGTGGACAGAGGGCAGGCATGAAGAAGAACTTGAAGAAGAGCCGTGAGGATCTTACAGCCATTCCTGTCACCACCAAGTTCCCTGCTTATGAGAGAGTTGTGTTAAGAGAAG cTGGTTTTAGAAGACCCGTAGTTTTGTTTGGTCCCATTGCAGATGCAGCAAATGAGAAGCTGGGCGCAGACTTACCAGATGAGTTTGTAGTTGCCA CAACTGAACCAAAGGATGCAGGTTCTGAGAAATCCTCAGGAGTGGTCCGTCTAAACACTATCAGACAGATTATTGAACAG GAAAGGCACGCATTGCTGGACGTGACTCCCAAGGCTGTAGATTTGCTCAACTACACACAGTGGTATCCGATTGTGATTTTATTCAACCCCGACAGCAAGCAGGGAGTAAAAACCCTGAGACAGAGAGTGTGTCCAGCCTCTTCCAAGAGCTCGCGCAAGCTTTACGAGCAAGCTGTGAAACTCAAGAAAACCTGCTCTCATCTTTTCACAG caatTATTGATTTAAATTCTGCTAATGATGGCTGGTATGGCAGTGTGAAGGATACAATAAGAGAGCAGCAGGCTCAGGCAGTCTGGGTATCTGAAGGAAAG CTTGAAGGGATTGAGGAAGATCTGGACCTTCACGATGACCGCATGTCCTACCTGTCTGCCATGGGTGCCGATTACCTGAGCTGTGACAGCCGCCTGACTAGCGACTATGAGGACACCGCTGACGAGGGAGGAGCCTACACTGACAATGAGCTGGATGAGCTGCCAGATGAGCCTCCGGTTTCAGCCATCGGTCGATCATCAGAGCCTGTAGTTACAGATGAG AACTTGAAGAGGCACAGTCCAGAGCCCAGATCTAATATGAGAAGAGCAGCCAGCAGGGAGATGCTGAGAGAACCCAGTCCCCCTCCGTCATTCAGACCAGAACCACCAAAG GCAAAAGTCAGAGAAGACGTGCCCAGGCAGCAGTACGATTCTCACTCCAGCAGCCAGAGCCCTGCCAGCAGTGACCACCCCAGAAGCCAGGACTCCCAAGGAGGGAAGACCCAGCCTCCTCCCGTTGCACTAAAACCTTCCTTCACAAGAGCTGCCAAACCACCACCTCCGAGCAGCCAGCCTCCAGAAGAGGATGCCCCCGAGGACAGTGTCCATGATCCGACAGTGAAGTCTGTGCTGGGAAAGGTGAAAGCCTTTGAGAAGATGGACCATAAAGCCAGGGCACAAAGGATACAAGAACTGCAGGAAGCCCAGAATGCAAGG CTTGAAATAGCCCAGAAGCATCCTGACCTATATGCTGtcccaatcaaattgcaaaaccCAGATCAGAATCGACCACAGCCAATAGG TTCCAGCTCCAGGCCAGAGCCACAGAAACCTCCTAAGCCCCATGCTGCTGATGGAACATACTACCACAGTGATGAGGAGGAAGAAGAGTACCGCAGACAGCTGGCACACCAGACAAAGCAAGGCTATTATGTAAATCCACAAAAATATAGGGACACTGAGCTGTAG
- the LOC131698846 gene encoding tight junction protein ZO-2-like isoform X4, whose translation MGPGLLIVNYTSGMEETIWEQYSVTLQRDSKMGFGIAVSGGRDNPNMENGETSIIVSDVLQGGPADGLLYENDRVVLVNAIPMENVPHSFAVQQLRKCGKVAKITVKRPRKVPVQPLKHGPSPGLEDRMFDPDEEEYDRRSVHSGRSGRTDPGWQGGREHSLERELGGYREPEYRGRDYDLERDRGGYRDPEPRGRDYDRGRDIDRDRGNARAHSRGRSIDRLSPEREHKREHSRGRSIDRDLSPARSYSRDPSYEKEYNRKPQPINRQEKELIRSKSRDRLQDRSPSPPVSRDNRYGDQLEKPVSVLLVKNKPNEEYGLRLGSQIFIKEMTSTGLAAKDGHLQEGDIILKINGTVTENLSLTDASKLIEKSRGKLQLVVQRDNRQTLIKIPPMDDSDSEPDDISEIESYHSYSPQEERRSHHSDLSSHSSNERLKEKPRDDPPSRLARMGAMPTPFRSTGDLTAAVDDLSREEKPREEKPRAQEPPAVVNVAPKIYLRPSLEDEEIYGSNTVMVQFRKGDSVGLRLAGGNDVGIFIAGVQEGSPAEEEGLKTGDQILKVNNVDFRCMIREEAVLFLLEIPKGEDVTILAQNKSDVYKDIVSSGRGDSFFIRTHFEFEKESTQSLSFTRGEIFKVLDSLYDGKLGNWLAVRTGRDNKLLDKGIIPNKSRADQMASVQNAQKGAGNGRGDFWRSRGQRAGMKKNLKKSREDLTAIPVTTKFPAYERVVLREAGFRRPVVLFGPIADAANEKLGADLPDEFVVATTEPKDAGSEKSSGVVRLNTIRQIIEQERHALLDVTPKAVDLLNYTQWYPIVILFNPDSKQGVKTLRQRVCPASSKSSRKLYEQAVKLKKTCSHLFTAIIDLNSANDGWYGSVKDTIREQQAQAVWVSEGKLEGIEEDLDLHDDRMSYLSAMGADYLSCDSRLTSDYEDTADEGGAYTDNELDELPDEPPVSAIGRSSEPVVTDENLKRHSPEPRSNMRRAASREMLREPSPPPSFRPEPPKAKVREDVPRQQYDSHSSSQSPASSDHPRSQDSQGGKTQPPPVALKPSFTRAAKPPPPSSQPPEEDAPEDSVHDPTVKSVLGKVKAFEKMDHKARAQRIQELQEAQNARLEIAQKHPDLYAVPIKLQNPDQNRPQPIGSSSRPEPQKPPKPHAADGTYYHSDEEEEEYRRQLAHQTKQGYYVNPQKYRDTEL comes from the exons CGAAAATGATAGGGTTGTGTTGGTCAACGCAATTCCTATGGAAAATGTGCCTCATTCATTTGCTGTCCAGCAGTTAAGAAAATGTGGGAAAGTAGCTAAGATT ACGGTGAAGAGGCCCAGGAAGGTTCCTGTGCAGCCCCTGAAGCACGGCCCCTCTCCGGGTTTGGAGGACCGGATGTTTGACCCTGATGAGGAGGAGTATGACCGCAGGAGTGTACACAGTGGACGGAGCGGGCGCACTGACCCTGGCTGGCAGGGAGGCAGAGAACACAGCCTGGAGCGTGAACTTGGTGGATACAGAGAGCCGGAGTACCGTGGGCGTGACTACGACCTGGAGCGTGATCGTGGTGGATACAGGGACCCAGAGCCTCGGGGGCGCGATTATGACAGGGGCCGTGACATTGACAGAGACCGTGGCAATGCCAGGGCGCACAGCCGGGGCAGGAGCATCGACAGGCTGAGCCCCGAGCGGGAGCACAAGAGAGAGCACAGCAGAGGCAGAAGCATTGACCGCGACCTGAGCCCGGCACGCAGCTACAGCAGGGACCCCAGCTATGAGAAGGAGTACAATCGCAAGCCTCAGCCCATCAACAGACAGGAGAAAGAGCTGATAAGAAGCAAGAGCCGGGACAGGCTGCAGGACCGGAGTCCCTCCCCACCCGTCTCTCGAGACAACCGATATGGCGACCAACTTGAAAAACCTGTCAGCGTGCTTTTGGTGAAGAACAAGCCAAACGAAG AATATGGTCTCAGACTGGGCAGTCAGATATTCATCAAAGAGATGACCAGTACAGGTCTAGCAGCAAAAGACGGACATCTTCAAGAAGGAGATATCATTCTCAAG ATTAACGGGACAGTAACAGAGAACTTGTCCctgacagatgcaagtaaactGATTGAGAAATCCAGAGGGAAACTGCAGCTGGTGGTGCAGAGAGACAACAGGCAGACTCTTATCAAGATTCCACCAATGGACGACAGTGACTCTGAACCAGACG ATATCTCTGAAATTGAGTCATACCACTCTTATTCTCCTCAAGAAGAAAGAAGATCACACCATTCTGACCTCTCTTCACATTCCTCCAATGAAAGACTCAAAGAAAAGCCCAG GGATGATCCACCCAGCAGACTGGCTAGAATGGGAGCAATGCCCACGCCTTTCAGGTCGACTGGTGATCTTACAGCTGCTGTGGATGATTTAAGCAGAGAGGAGAAACCTAGAGAAGAGAAGCCTAGAGCACAGGAACCCCCAG CTGTGGTAAATGTTGCTCCGAAAATATATCTCCGTCCTAGCCTTGAAGATGAAGAGATATATGG TTCTAACACAGTGATGGTGCAGTTCAGAAAAGGTGACAGTGTGGGTTTGCGCCTGGCCGGTGGGAACGATGTGGGAATCTTCATCGCTGGAGTTCAAGAAGGCAGTCCTGCTGAAGAGGAGGGGCTAAAGACAGGAGATCAGATTCTAAAG GTAAATAATGTTGACTTCAGATGTATGATTCGAGAAGAAGCTGTGCTCTTTCTACTAGAGATACCTAAAGGTGAAGATGTGACCATATTGGCTCAAAACAAATCAGATG tttacaaGGACATAGTTTCCTCTGGCCGGGGTGATTCGTTCTTTATTAGGACCCACTTTGAGTTTGAAAAGGAGTCCACACAGAGCCTGTCGTTCACACGAGGAGAGATCTTTAAAGTGCTCGACTCCCTGTACGATGGAAAATTGGGAAACTGGCTGGCAGTGAGAACTGGACGTGACAACAAACTGCTGGACAAAGGCATTATTCCAAACAAAAGCAG AGCTGATCAGATGGCCAGTGTTCAAAATGCCCAGAAAGGTGCTGGCAATGGCAGAGGGGACTTCTGGAGGTCGCGTGGACAGAGGGCAGGCATGAAGAAGAACTTGAAGAAGAGCCGTGAGGATCTTACAGCCATTCCTGTCACCACCAAGTTCCCTGCTTATGAGAGAGTTGTGTTAAGAGAAG cTGGTTTTAGAAGACCCGTAGTTTTGTTTGGTCCCATTGCAGATGCAGCAAATGAGAAGCTGGGCGCAGACTTACCAGATGAGTTTGTAGTTGCCA CAACTGAACCAAAGGATGCAGGTTCTGAGAAATCCTCAGGAGTGGTCCGTCTAAACACTATCAGACAGATTATTGAACAG GAAAGGCACGCATTGCTGGACGTGACTCCCAAGGCTGTAGATTTGCTCAACTACACACAGTGGTATCCGATTGTGATTTTATTCAACCCCGACAGCAAGCAGGGAGTAAAAACCCTGAGACAGAGAGTGTGTCCAGCCTCTTCCAAGAGCTCGCGCAAGCTTTACGAGCAAGCTGTGAAACTCAAGAAAACCTGCTCTCATCTTTTCACAG caatTATTGATTTAAATTCTGCTAATGATGGCTGGTATGGCAGTGTGAAGGATACAATAAGAGAGCAGCAGGCTCAGGCAGTCTGGGTATCTGAAGGAAAG CTTGAAGGGATTGAGGAAGATCTGGACCTTCACGATGACCGCATGTCCTACCTGTCTGCCATGGGTGCCGATTACCTGAGCTGTGACAGCCGCCTGACTAGCGACTATGAGGACACCGCTGACGAGGGAGGAGCCTACACTGACAATGAGCTGGATGAGCTGCCAGATGAGCCTCCGGTTTCAGCCATCGGTCGATCATCAGAGCCTGTAGTTACAGATGAG AACTTGAAGAGGCACAGTCCAGAGCCCAGATCTAATATGAGAAGAGCAGCCAGCAGGGAGATGCTGAGAGAACCCAGTCCCCCTCCGTCATTCAGACCAGAACCACCAAAG GCAAAAGTCAGAGAAGACGTGCCCAGGCAGCAGTACGATTCTCACTCCAGCAGCCAGAGCCCTGCCAGCAGTGACCACCCCAGAAGCCAGGACTCCCAAGGAGGGAAGACCCAGCCTCCTCCCGTTGCACTAAAACCTTCCTTCACAAGAGCTGCCAAACCACCACCTCCGAGCAGCCAGCCTCCAGAAGAGGATGCCCCCGAGGACAGTGTCCATGATCCGACAGTGAAGTCTGTGCTGGGAAAGGTGAAAGCCTTTGAGAAGATGGACCATAAAGCCAGGGCACAAAGGATACAAGAACTGCAGGAAGCCCAGAATGCAAGG CTTGAAATAGCCCAGAAGCATCCTGACCTATATGCTGtcccaatcaaattgcaaaaccCAGATCAGAATCGACCACAGCCAATAGG TTCCAGCTCCAGGCCAGAGCCACAGAAACCTCCTAAGCCCCATGCTGCTGATGGAACATACTACCACAGTGATGAGGAGGAAGAAGAGTACCGCAGACAGCTGGCACACCAGACAAAGCAAGGCTATTATGTAAATCCACAAAAATATAGGGACACTGAGCTGTAG
- the LOC131698846 gene encoding tight junction protein ZO-2-like isoform X2 encodes MEETIWEQYSVTLQRDSKMGFGIAVSGGRDNPNMENGETSIIVSDVLQGGPADGLLYENDRVVLVNAIPMENVPHSFAVQQLRKCGKVAKITVKRPRKVPVQPLKHGPSPGLEDRMFDPDEEEYDRRSVHSGRSGRTDPGWQGGREHSLERDRGGYRDPEPRGRDYDRGRDIDRDRGNARAHSRGRSIDRLSPEREHKREHSRGRSIDRDLSPARSYSRDPSYEKEYNRKPQPINRQEKELIRSKSRDRLQDRSPSPPVSRDNRYGDQLEKPVSVLLVKNKPNEEYGLRLGSQIFIKEMTSTGLAAKDGHLQEGDIILKINGTVTENLSLTDASKLIEKSRGKLQLVVQRDNRQTLIKIPPMDDSDSEPDDISEIESYHSYSPQEERRSHHSDLSSHSSNERLKEKPRDDPPSRLARMGAMPTPFRSTGDLTAAVDDLSREEKPREEKPRAQEPPAVVNVAPKIYLRPSLEDEEIYGSNTVMVQFRKGDSVGLRLAGGNDVGIFIAGVQEGSPAEEEGLKTGDQILKVNNVDFRCMIREEAVLFLLEIPKGEDVTILAQNKSDVYKDIVSSGRGDSFFIRTHFEFEKESTQSLSFTRGEIFKVLDSLYDGKLGNWLAVRTGRDNKLLDKGIIPNKSRADQMASVQNAQKGAGNGRGDFWRSRGQRAGMKKNLKKSREDLTAIPVTTKFPAYERVVLREAGFRRPVVLFGPIADAANEKLGADLPDEFVVATTEPKDAGSEKSSGVVRLNTIRQIIEQERHALLDVTPKAVDLLNYTQWYPIVILFNPDSKQGVKTLRQRVCPASSKSSRKLYEQAVKLKKTCSHLFTAIIDLNSANDGWYGSVKDTIREQQAQAVWVSEGKLEGIEEDLDLHDDRMSYLSAMGADYLSCDSRLTSDYEDTADEGGAYTDNELDELPDEPPVSAIGRSSEPVVTDENLKRHSPEPRSNMRRAASREMLREPSPPPSFRPEPPKAKVREDVPRQQYDSHSSSQSPASSDHPRSQDSQGGKTQPPPVALKPSFTRAAKPPPPSSQPPEEDAPEDSVHDPTVKSVLGKVKAFEKMDHKARAQRIQELQEAQNARLEIAQKHPDLYAVPIKLQNPDQNRPQPIGSSSRPEPQKPPKPHAADGTYYHSDEEEEEYRRQLAHQTKQGYYVNPQKYRDTEL; translated from the exons CGAAAATGATAGGGTTGTGTTGGTCAACGCAATTCCTATGGAAAATGTGCCTCATTCATTTGCTGTCCAGCAGTTAAGAAAATGTGGGAAAGTAGCTAAGATT ACGGTGAAGAGGCCCAGGAAGGTTCCTGTGCAGCCCCTGAAGCACGGCCCCTCTCCGGGTTTGGAGGACCGGATGTTTGACCCTGATGAGGAGGAGTATGACCGCAGGAGTGTACACAGTGGACGGAGCGGGCGCACTGACCCTGGCTGGCAGGGAGGCAGAGAACACAGC CTGGAGCGTGATCGTGGTGGATACAGGGACCCAGAGCCTCGGGGGCGCGATTATGACAGGGGCCGTGACATTGACAGAGACCGTGGCAATGCCAGGGCGCACAGCCGGGGCAGGAGCATCGACAGGCTGAGCCCCGAGCGGGAGCACAAGAGAGAGCACAGCAGAGGCAGAAGCATTGACCGCGACCTGAGCCCGGCACGCAGCTACAGCAGGGACCCCAGCTATGAGAAGGAGTACAATCGCAAGCCTCAGCCCATCAACAGACAGGAGAAAGAGCTGATAAGAAGCAAGAGCCGGGACAGGCTGCAGGACCGGAGTCCCTCCCCACCCGTCTCTCGAGACAACCGATATGGCGACCAACTTGAAAAACCTGTCAGCGTGCTTTTGGTGAAGAACAAGCCAAACGAAG AATATGGTCTCAGACTGGGCAGTCAGATATTCATCAAAGAGATGACCAGTACAGGTCTAGCAGCAAAAGACGGACATCTTCAAGAAGGAGATATCATTCTCAAG ATTAACGGGACAGTAACAGAGAACTTGTCCctgacagatgcaagtaaactGATTGAGAAATCCAGAGGGAAACTGCAGCTGGTGGTGCAGAGAGACAACAGGCAGACTCTTATCAAGATTCCACCAATGGACGACAGTGACTCTGAACCAGACG ATATCTCTGAAATTGAGTCATACCACTCTTATTCTCCTCAAGAAGAAAGAAGATCACACCATTCTGACCTCTCTTCACATTCCTCCAATGAAAGACTCAAAGAAAAGCCCAG GGATGATCCACCCAGCAGACTGGCTAGAATGGGAGCAATGCCCACGCCTTTCAGGTCGACTGGTGATCTTACAGCTGCTGTGGATGATTTAAGCAGAGAGGAGAAACCTAGAGAAGAGAAGCCTAGAGCACAGGAACCCCCAG CTGTGGTAAATGTTGCTCCGAAAATATATCTCCGTCCTAGCCTTGAAGATGAAGAGATATATGG TTCTAACACAGTGATGGTGCAGTTCAGAAAAGGTGACAGTGTGGGTTTGCGCCTGGCCGGTGGGAACGATGTGGGAATCTTCATCGCTGGAGTTCAAGAAGGCAGTCCTGCTGAAGAGGAGGGGCTAAAGACAGGAGATCAGATTCTAAAG GTAAATAATGTTGACTTCAGATGTATGATTCGAGAAGAAGCTGTGCTCTTTCTACTAGAGATACCTAAAGGTGAAGATGTGACCATATTGGCTCAAAACAAATCAGATG tttacaaGGACATAGTTTCCTCTGGCCGGGGTGATTCGTTCTTTATTAGGACCCACTTTGAGTTTGAAAAGGAGTCCACACAGAGCCTGTCGTTCACACGAGGAGAGATCTTTAAAGTGCTCGACTCCCTGTACGATGGAAAATTGGGAAACTGGCTGGCAGTGAGAACTGGACGTGACAACAAACTGCTGGACAAAGGCATTATTCCAAACAAAAGCAG AGCTGATCAGATGGCCAGTGTTCAAAATGCCCAGAAAGGTGCTGGCAATGGCAGAGGGGACTTCTGGAGGTCGCGTGGACAGAGGGCAGGCATGAAGAAGAACTTGAAGAAGAGCCGTGAGGATCTTACAGCCATTCCTGTCACCACCAAGTTCCCTGCTTATGAGAGAGTTGTGTTAAGAGAAG cTGGTTTTAGAAGACCCGTAGTTTTGTTTGGTCCCATTGCAGATGCAGCAAATGAGAAGCTGGGCGCAGACTTACCAGATGAGTTTGTAGTTGCCA CAACTGAACCAAAGGATGCAGGTTCTGAGAAATCCTCAGGAGTGGTCCGTCTAAACACTATCAGACAGATTATTGAACAG GAAAGGCACGCATTGCTGGACGTGACTCCCAAGGCTGTAGATTTGCTCAACTACACACAGTGGTATCCGATTGTGATTTTATTCAACCCCGACAGCAAGCAGGGAGTAAAAACCCTGAGACAGAGAGTGTGTCCAGCCTCTTCCAAGAGCTCGCGCAAGCTTTACGAGCAAGCTGTGAAACTCAAGAAAACCTGCTCTCATCTTTTCACAG caatTATTGATTTAAATTCTGCTAATGATGGCTGGTATGGCAGTGTGAAGGATACAATAAGAGAGCAGCAGGCTCAGGCAGTCTGGGTATCTGAAGGAAAG CTTGAAGGGATTGAGGAAGATCTGGACCTTCACGATGACCGCATGTCCTACCTGTCTGCCATGGGTGCCGATTACCTGAGCTGTGACAGCCGCCTGACTAGCGACTATGAGGACACCGCTGACGAGGGAGGAGCCTACACTGACAATGAGCTGGATGAGCTGCCAGATGAGCCTCCGGTTTCAGCCATCGGTCGATCATCAGAGCCTGTAGTTACAGATGAG AACTTGAAGAGGCACAGTCCAGAGCCCAGATCTAATATGAGAAGAGCAGCCAGCAGGGAGATGCTGAGAGAACCCAGTCCCCCTCCGTCATTCAGACCAGAACCACCAAAG GCAAAAGTCAGAGAAGACGTGCCCAGGCAGCAGTACGATTCTCACTCCAGCAGCCAGAGCCCTGCCAGCAGTGACCACCCCAGAAGCCAGGACTCCCAAGGAGGGAAGACCCAGCCTCCTCCCGTTGCACTAAAACCTTCCTTCACAAGAGCTGCCAAACCACCACCTCCGAGCAGCCAGCCTCCAGAAGAGGATGCCCCCGAGGACAGTGTCCATGATCCGACAGTGAAGTCTGTGCTGGGAAAGGTGAAAGCCTTTGAGAAGATGGACCATAAAGCCAGGGCACAAAGGATACAAGAACTGCAGGAAGCCCAGAATGCAAGG CTTGAAATAGCCCAGAAGCATCCTGACCTATATGCTGtcccaatcaaattgcaaaaccCAGATCAGAATCGACCACAGCCAATAGG TTCCAGCTCCAGGCCAGAGCCACAGAAACCTCCTAAGCCCCATGCTGCTGATGGAACATACTACCACAGTGATGAGGAGGAAGAAGAGTACCGCAGACAGCTGGCACACCAGACAAAGCAAGGCTATTATGTAAATCCACAAAAATATAGGGACACTGAGCTGTAG